A stretch of Triticum aestivum cultivar Chinese Spring chromosome 1D, IWGSC CS RefSeq v2.1, whole genome shotgun sequence DNA encodes these proteins:
- the LOC123164866 gene encoding uncharacterized protein, which translates to MAKLMCLCFIILTIVVAVSADECEGDRQAMIKECAKYQQWPANPKLDPSDACCAVWQKANIPCLCAGVTKEKEKIYCMEKVAYVANFCKKPFPHGYKCGSYTFPPLA; encoded by the exons ATGGCGAAACTGATGTGCTTATGTTTCATCATCCTCACTATTGTGGTAGCCGTGTCGGCTGACGAATGTGAGGGTGACCGACAGGCCATGATCAAGGAGTGTGCTAAGTATCAACAATGGCCAGCAAACCCGAAGCTAGATCCGTCGGACGCATGCTGCGCCGTGTGGCAGAAGGCAAACATCCCATGCCTTTGCGCTGGTGTCACCAAGGAGAAAGAGAAGATATATTGTATGGAGAAGGTTGCCTACGTTGCCAATTTCTGCAAGAAGCCATTCCCACATGGCTACAAGTGCGGAA GTTACACATTCCCCCCTCTGGCGTAG